In one Mycobacteroides chelonae genomic region, the following are encoded:
- the nuoL gene encoding NADH-quinone oxidoreductase subunit L, producing the protein MTWLMPALPLAGAAVLLLVGRRGDSWGHLLGCATALASFLVAVVSFVGMLGRTGTERAVHETLFTWVPVGALHIDFGLTLDQLSVCFALLITGVGSLIHIYSIGYMEHDPDRRRFFGYLNLFLAAMLLLVLADNFLGLYVGWEGVGLASYLLIGFWYQKPSAAVAAKKAFIVNRVGDMGLALAMMLMFATFGSVGFAQVLGSAGAAGESRNTAIGLALLLAACGKSAQVPLQSWLGDAMEGPTPVSALIHAATMVTAGVYLITRSGPIFERAPYAQVAVVIVGAVTVLFGAIIGCAKDDIKKALAASTMSQIGYMVLAAGLGPAGYAVAIMHLLTHGFFKAGLFLGAGSVMHGMNEETDMRGYGGLRAVMPITFVTFGLGYLAIIGVPPFAGFYSKDKIIEVAFGHGGAGGFLLGAAALLGAGITAFYMTRVMLLTFFGTRRWKPDAHPHESPSVMTWPMMVLAIGSVSAGFLLSFGGALQNWLEPVVGAHHGELPVAAWVISVVTVAVVLCGVGVAYRMYRADVPESAPQGSALTVAARRDLYGDAVNEAVFMRPGQRLARGLVLADDRWVDGLVNAVTSTLGAVSDWVRRLQTGHVRSYALSMCAGAALVVAVLMAVRW; encoded by the coding sequence GTGACATGGCTCATGCCGGCGCTGCCGCTGGCGGGTGCGGCCGTACTCCTGCTCGTCGGCCGTCGGGGTGACTCCTGGGGGCATCTGCTGGGCTGCGCGACGGCACTCGCATCGTTTCTTGTCGCGGTCGTTTCGTTCGTGGGCATGCTCGGCCGAACGGGCACCGAGCGCGCGGTGCACGAGACTCTTTTCACCTGGGTTCCGGTTGGGGCGCTGCACATCGATTTCGGGCTGACCCTGGACCAGCTGTCCGTGTGCTTCGCACTGCTGATCACCGGAGTGGGTTCACTCATCCATATCTACTCGATCGGATACATGGAGCATGATCCCGACAGGCGAAGGTTTTTCGGCTATCTGAATCTTTTCCTGGCGGCCATGCTGCTGCTGGTGCTCGCCGACAACTTCCTGGGTTTGTACGTCGGGTGGGAAGGTGTCGGTCTGGCGTCTTACCTGTTGATCGGTTTCTGGTACCAGAAACCATCGGCCGCCGTCGCAGCCAAGAAGGCCTTCATCGTCAACCGTGTCGGTGATATGGGGCTGGCCCTGGCCATGATGCTGATGTTCGCGACGTTCGGCTCGGTCGGCTTTGCGCAGGTACTCGGGTCGGCCGGTGCGGCGGGTGAGAGTCGTAACACCGCAATTGGATTGGCGCTGCTGCTGGCGGCGTGTGGAAAGTCGGCTCAGGTGCCGCTGCAGTCCTGGCTTGGCGACGCGATGGAAGGCCCCACCCCGGTGTCCGCGCTCATCCACGCCGCCACCATGGTCACCGCGGGTGTCTACCTGATCACCCGGTCCGGGCCGATCTTCGAACGCGCGCCTTACGCACAGGTCGCGGTGGTGATCGTGGGCGCCGTTACCGTGCTCTTCGGAGCGATCATCGGGTGCGCCAAGGACGACATCAAGAAGGCCCTGGCCGCGAGCACCATGTCGCAGATCGGATACATGGTGTTGGCGGCCGGACTCGGCCCCGCCGGGTATGCCGTGGCGATCATGCACCTGCTCACACACGGGTTCTTCAAGGCCGGGCTGTTCCTCGGTGCGGGCTCGGTCATGCACGGTATGAACGAGGAAACCGACATGCGCGGCTACGGCGGGCTGCGCGCCGTCATGCCGATCACCTTTGTCACTTTCGGGCTGGGATACCTTGCCATCATCGGCGTTCCACCGTTTGCGGGGTTCTACTCGAAGGACAAGATCATCGAGGTCGCCTTCGGACACGGCGGTGCCGGGGGATTTCTTCTCGGGGCGGCGGCACTACTGGGCGCCGGGATTACGGCGTTCTACATGACTCGGGTCATGCTGCTGACCTTCTTCGGCACCCGCCGCTGGAAACCGGACGCGCATCCACACGAATCACCGTCGGTGATGACGTGGCCGATGATGGTGCTCGCCATCGGGTCGGTGAGTGCGGGATTCCTGCTCAGCTTCGGCGGGGCATTACAGAACTGGTTAGAGCCGGTCGTGGGTGCGCACCACGGCGAGTTACCCGTTGCAGCCTGGGTCATCAGTGTCGTCACCGTCGCGGTGGTGCTCTGCGGTGTTGGTGTGGCATACCGGATGTACCGCGCCGACGTACCCGAGTCGGCTCCTCAGGGTTCGGCGCTTACCGTCGCCGCTCGCCGGGACCTGTATGGCGACGCCGTCAACGAGGCGGTGTTCATGCGCCCCGGGCAGCGTCTCGCCCGGGGGCTGGTGCTCGCGGACGACCGCTGGGTCGATGGCCTTGTCAACGCGGTCACCTCAACCCTGGGCGCGGTGTCGGACTGGGTGCGTCGCCTACAGACCGGCCATGTCCGCTCGTATGCGTTGTCCATGTGTGCCGGAGCGGCTTTGGTAGTCGCCGTGTTGATGGCAGTGAGGTGGTGA
- the nuoK gene encoding NADH-quinone oxidoreductase subunit NuoK, whose product MNPANYLYLAALIFTIGAAGVMLRRNAIVVFMSVELMLNAANLAFVTFARMHGNLDGQVIAFFTMVVAATEVVVGLGIIMTIFRTRRSASVDDADLLKL is encoded by the coding sequence GTGAATCCCGCCAACTACCTCTACCTGGCCGCACTCATCTTTACCATCGGGGCTGCCGGCGTGATGTTGCGCCGCAACGCGATCGTGGTCTTCATGAGCGTCGAGCTGATGCTCAACGCGGCCAACCTGGCATTCGTCACCTTCGCCCGGATGCATGGGAACCTCGACGGTCAGGTCATCGCGTTCTTCACCATGGTGGTCGCGGCCACGGAAGTGGTTGTGGGGCTGGGGATCATCATGACCATCTTCCGTACCCGCAGGTCGGCCTCGGTCGACGACGCCGATTTGTTGAAACTCTAG
- the nuoI gene encoding NADH-quinone oxidoreductase subunit NuoI — protein MPDVVRRSVDAMAGFWVTFSSMFKKRLTEQYPEKKEPTAPRYHGRHQLNRYTDGLEKCIGCELCAWACPADAIFVEGADNSEQERFSPGERYGRVYQINYLRCIGCGLCIEACPTRALTMTNDYEMADDNRADLIYGKDKLLAPLQPGMAPPPHAMYPGTTDTDYYLGNLPQAGKEVR, from the coding sequence ATGCCTGATGTTGTGCGACGTTCGGTCGACGCGATGGCGGGATTCTGGGTGACCTTCTCGTCGATGTTCAAGAAACGGCTCACCGAGCAGTACCCCGAGAAGAAGGAGCCCACCGCGCCGCGCTATCACGGGCGGCATCAACTCAACAGGTATACCGATGGGCTGGAGAAATGCATCGGTTGTGAGCTGTGCGCCTGGGCGTGCCCGGCCGATGCCATATTCGTTGAGGGCGCTGACAACTCCGAGCAGGAACGCTTCTCGCCGGGGGAGCGGTATGGCCGGGTGTACCAGATCAACTATCTGCGGTGCATCGGGTGCGGGCTATGTATCGAGGCGTGCCCGACCCGCGCGCTGACCATGACCAACGACTATGAGATGGCCGACGACAACCGCGCCGACCTCATCTACGGCAAGGACAAGCTGCTGGCACCGCTGCAGCCTGGCATGGCGCCACCCCCACACGCGATGTACCCGGGAACCACCGACACGGACTACTACCTCGGCAACCTGCCGCAGGCCGGGAAGGAGGTCAGGTGA
- a CDS encoding NADH-quinone oxidoreductase subunit J: MLAAEGLSRTPTWEAVTFWVLGAIAVLGALGVIAAPKAVYSAIFLAMTMVILAVFFVAQGALFLGVAQVVVYTGAVMMLFLFVLMFVGVDSSDSLVETLPGQRVGAIAAGLGFGILAIAGIGNASTTVFVGLDQANSRGNVEGLAERIFIDYLWAFELTGALLITATIGAMVLAHREKLGQTGGQRELAIRRFQHGDRATPLPNPGVYARHNAVDVPALLPDGSFSELSVSGVLTPRDMEAR, encoded by the coding sequence GTGCTTGCCGCCGAGGGGTTATCCCGCACGCCGACCTGGGAGGCGGTGACGTTCTGGGTACTTGGCGCCATCGCGGTGCTGGGTGCACTCGGTGTGATCGCGGCCCCCAAGGCGGTGTACTCGGCGATCTTCCTCGCCATGACGATGGTCATTCTCGCGGTCTTCTTCGTAGCCCAGGGAGCGTTGTTTCTGGGCGTCGCCCAGGTGGTGGTGTACACCGGCGCGGTCATGATGTTGTTCCTCTTCGTGCTCATGTTCGTGGGCGTGGATTCCTCGGATTCTCTGGTGGAGACCCTGCCGGGGCAGCGGGTGGGTGCGATCGCCGCCGGGTTGGGATTTGGGATCCTGGCCATCGCCGGTATCGGAAACGCTTCCACGACAGTGTTCGTCGGGCTCGATCAGGCCAACAGCCGCGGCAACGTGGAGGGTTTGGCTGAGCGCATCTTCATCGACTACCTCTGGGCCTTCGAACTCACCGGCGCTCTGCTGATCACCGCGACGATCGGCGCGATGGTGCTGGCGCATCGCGAGAAGCTGGGGCAGACCGGCGGCCAGCGGGAGTTGGCAATTCGGCGCTTTCAGCATGGAGACCGGGCCACCCCGTTGCCCAACCCCGGTGTCTACGCCCGGCATAACGCCGTGGACGTACCTGCGCTGCTTCCCGACGGATCCTTCTCGGAGTTGTCGGTCAGCGGCGTGCTTACCCCGCGGGACATGGAGGCCCGGTGA